From the Brassica napus cultivar Da-Ae chromosome A8, Da-Ae, whole genome shotgun sequence genome, one window contains:
- the LOC106439066 gene encoding PI-PLC X domain-containing protein At5g67130-like isoform X2 — MLQRLVFLLIVLLIQSSFLFEISSALQEGKTCILNDNCDAGLHCETCLANNNLRPRCSRTQPINPISKVKKGLPFNKYAWLTTHNSFARLGQVSKTGSVILAPTNQQDSVTSQLANGVRGFMLDMYDFENDIWLCHSFDETCFNFTAFQPAVNVLREIQGFLENNKDEVVTIIIEDYVKSPKGLTKVFNAAGLQKFMFPVTRMPKIGGDWPTLDDMIQQNQRLLVFTSDRSKEATEGIAYQWKYMVENQYGNGGLKVGACPNRAQSAPMSDKSKSLVLVNHFPDAPDLVVACRQNSAPLLESIKACYQAAGQRWPNFIAVDFYKRSDGGGAPQAVDVSNGNLICGCDNFAACKANGECG; from the exons ATGTTGCAAAGGTTGGTCTTCCTTCTCATCGTTCTCCTGATTCAATCCTCTTTCCTTTTTGAGATTTCCTCTGCTCTCCAG GAAGGAAAAACATGTATACTAAACGACAACTGTGACGCTGGATTACACTGTGAAACATGTCTAGCCAACAATAATTTGAGACCCAGATGCTCTCGAACCCAACCCATCAACCCCATCTCAAAG gtaAAGAAGGGATTGCCTTTCAACAAGTACGCATGGTTAACAACACACAACTCGTTTGCAAGATTGGGGCAAGTGTCAAAAACCGGTTCTGTAATTTTGGCTCCTACTAATCAACAAGATTCGGTCACAAGCCAACTCGCG AACGGTGTAAGAGGGTTTATGCTCGACATGTACGACTTTGAAAACGATATCTGGCTTTGTCACTCTTTCGATGAAACGTGTTTTAATTTCACCGCCTTC CAACCAGCGGTTAACGTTCTAAGGGAGATACAAGGGTTTCTGGAGAATAACAAGGATGAAGTCGTAACGATTATTATAGAAGACTATGTGAAATCTCCCAAGGGCCTCACAAAAGTGTTTAATGCGGCAGGGCTACAAAAGTTCATGTTTCCAGTTACTAGAATGCCCAAAATTGGAGGGGACTGGCCAACGCTTGACGACATGATACAACAAAACCAAAGGTTGCTAGTTTTCACATCCGATAGAAGTAAAGAAGCAACCGAAGGAATCGCATATCAGTGGAAGTACATGGTTGAGAACCAAT ATGGAAATGGAGGATTGAAGGTAGGAGCGTGTCCTAACAGAGCTCAATCAGCACCAATGAGCGATAAATCGAAATCTCTTGTACTTGTTAACCATTTTCCAGATGCTCCGGACTTGGTAGTAGCATGTAGACAAAactctgctcctcttcttgaatccATCAAGGCATGTTACCAAGCCGCAGGACAAAGATGGCCTAACTTCATAGCAGTCGATTTCTACAAG AGAAGTGATGGTGGAGGAGCTCCGCAAGCTGTTGATGTTTCAAACGGCAATTTGATATGCGGTTGCGATAATTTTGCAGCTTGCAAG GCCAATGGAGAGTGTGGATAG
- the LOC106439066 gene encoding PI-PLC X domain-containing protein At5g67130-like isoform X1: MLQRLVFLLIVLLIQSSFLFEISSALQEGKTCILNDNCDAGLHCETCLANNNLRPRCSRTQPINPISKVKKGLPFNKYAWLTTHNSFARLGQVSKTGSVILAPTNQQDSVTSQLANGVRGFMLDMYDFENDIWLCHSFDETCFNFTAFQPAVNVLREIQGFLENNKDEVVTIIIEDYVKSPKGLTKVFNAAGLQKFMFPVTRMPKIGGDWPTLDDMIQQNQRLLVFTSDRSKEATEGIAYQWKYMVENQYGNGGLKVGACPNRAQSAPMSDKSKSLVLVNHFPDAPDLVVACRQNSAPLLESIKACYQAAGQRWPNFIAVDFYKRSDGGGAPQAVDVSNGNLICGCDNFAACKVVFLICFFL, encoded by the exons ATGTTGCAAAGGTTGGTCTTCCTTCTCATCGTTCTCCTGATTCAATCCTCTTTCCTTTTTGAGATTTCCTCTGCTCTCCAG GAAGGAAAAACATGTATACTAAACGACAACTGTGACGCTGGATTACACTGTGAAACATGTCTAGCCAACAATAATTTGAGACCCAGATGCTCTCGAACCCAACCCATCAACCCCATCTCAAAG gtaAAGAAGGGATTGCCTTTCAACAAGTACGCATGGTTAACAACACACAACTCGTTTGCAAGATTGGGGCAAGTGTCAAAAACCGGTTCTGTAATTTTGGCTCCTACTAATCAACAAGATTCGGTCACAAGCCAACTCGCG AACGGTGTAAGAGGGTTTATGCTCGACATGTACGACTTTGAAAACGATATCTGGCTTTGTCACTCTTTCGATGAAACGTGTTTTAATTTCACCGCCTTC CAACCAGCGGTTAACGTTCTAAGGGAGATACAAGGGTTTCTGGAGAATAACAAGGATGAAGTCGTAACGATTATTATAGAAGACTATGTGAAATCTCCCAAGGGCCTCACAAAAGTGTTTAATGCGGCAGGGCTACAAAAGTTCATGTTTCCAGTTACTAGAATGCCCAAAATTGGAGGGGACTGGCCAACGCTTGACGACATGATACAACAAAACCAAAGGTTGCTAGTTTTCACATCCGATAGAAGTAAAGAAGCAACCGAAGGAATCGCATATCAGTGGAAGTACATGGTTGAGAACCAAT ATGGAAATGGAGGATTGAAGGTAGGAGCGTGTCCTAACAGAGCTCAATCAGCACCAATGAGCGATAAATCGAAATCTCTTGTACTTGTTAACCATTTTCCAGATGCTCCGGACTTGGTAGTAGCATGTAGACAAAactctgctcctcttcttgaatccATCAAGGCATGTTACCAAGCCGCAGGACAAAGATGGCCTAACTTCATAGCAGTCGATTTCTACAAG AGAAGTGATGGTGGAGGAGCTCCGCAAGCTGTTGATGTTTCAAACGGCAATTTGATATGCGGTTGCGATAATTTTGCAGCTTGCAAGGTCGttttcttgatttgtttttttctttaa
- the LOC106439065 gene encoding uncharacterized protein At4g06744: MASLLLLLLSLSLVSFTLPTGDTHIAKRKSFEIIIGGGGNPPPSPSPEPEPEPEDCSPPPPPPPCPPAPQLPPPQRQRAPPKPPPKSRGQPPLPLVGFESPLLEKVFPVLKAFKKLVTRDPMLILKTWEGTDICNKYKYLGLECAIFPNTTDKALASIQFNGFNFGGDKLVLHNFLDKLDTVTIFHANSNDFLGSVPEVTNLKYLFELDLSNNKLTGDFPASVLKAKNLTFLDLRFNTFSGCVPPQVFNLDLDVLFINNNNLVQTLPSNLGSITALYLTFANNRFTGPIPASIGNIKFLQEVLFLNNSLTGCLPYQIGKLNRATVFDVGFNQLTGLIPYSFGCLAKMEQLNLARNKFYGTIPEIVCELSSLKNLSLSYNYFTQAGPKCRELIKRNILDVRMNCILDLPNQKMASECSTFFMQRQTCPDPKSMYLIPCGKNPNGVKLDQERLEAKEAQASSPVSYGVLNPDGVRNR, encoded by the exons ATGGCTtcacttctccttctccttctttcACTCTCACTTGTCAGTTTCACTCTACCTACCGGAGACACCCACATCGCCAAGAGAAAATCCTTTGAAATCATCATTGGAGGCGGTGGCAATCCACCGCCGTCACCTTCACCAGAACCGGAACCTGAACCAGAAGATTGCtctcctccacctcctcctcctccatgcCCTCCAGCACCACAACTTCCACCGCCGCAGCGGCAACGTGCACCGCCAAAACCGCCGCCAAAGTCGCGGGGGCAGCCACCGTTGCCGCTAGTTGGCTTTGAGAGCCCACTACTAGAGAAAGTGTTCCCAGTCCTCAAAGCTTTCAAGAAACTAGTTACACGCGATCCAATGCTTATTCTTAAGACTTGGGAAGGCACCGACATTTGCAACAAATACAAATACCTCGGACTTGAATGCGCAATCTTCCCGAATACAACTGATAAGGCACTCGCGAGCATCCAGTTTAACGGTTTTAACTTCGGTGGCGATAAACTCGTGTTACATAACTTCCTCGACAAGCTAGACACAGTCACGATCTTTCACGCAAACTCCAACGACTTCTTAGGCTCTGTGCCTGAAGTCACCAACTTAAAATACTTATTCGAGCTCGACCTAAGCAACAACAAACTCACAGGAGACTTCCCAGCTTCTGTCTTGAAAGCCAAAAATCTCACGTTTCTTGATCTCAGGTTCAATACTTTCTCAGGCTGTGTTCCTCCTCAGGTCTTTAATCTTGATCTCGACGTCTtgttcatcaacaacaacaatcttGTTCAGACGCTTCCATCCAATCTTGGCTCCATCACTGCTCTTTATCTCACATTCGCCAACAACAG GTTCACGGGTCCAATTCCCGCCAGCATAGGCAACATCAAGTTCCTACAAGAAGTCCTTTTCTTGAATAACAGTCTAACCGGGTGCTTGCCATACCAAATTGGAAAGCTAAACCGAGCCACCGTTTTTGATGTTGGGTTTAACCAGCTAACCGGTCTAATACCATACTCTTTCGGTTGCTTAGCCAAGATGGAACAACTCAATTTAGCCAGAAACAAATTCTATGGAACAATACCAGAGATTGTATGCGAGCTTTCTTCTCTTAAAAACCTTTCTCTCTCTTATAATTACTTCACTCAGGCCGGTCCAAAATGTAGAGAACTCATCAAGAGAAACATTCTCGACGTTCGTATGAACTGTATACTTGATCTTCCAAACCAGAAAATGGCATCGGAATGTTCTACCTTCTTCATGCAGAGACAGACATGTCCTGATCCCAAATCTATGTATCTGATCCCTTGTGGTAAGAATCCAAACGGCGTCAAACTGGATCAAGAACGATTGGAAGCGAAAGAAGCTCAAGCTTCTTCTCCGGTATCGTACGGGGTACTTAACCCGGACGGGGTTCGGAACCGATAA